The segment AAGCAATTATTCGTGTACATGAACGGCAGTCCATTAGTATCCTCTTTGACTAAAAAATATAAAAAAACTTGAAACGACAGCTTAATTGATCTGTCGTTTTTTCATTTTCCTATATTTCTTTTTAATACATGTTTAAGGACTGTCCAATTAGGGAAAATTTAACTACTAGAGGTACATTAAGAAGAAGGGGTGATGAAAAATGGGAGCCACATTAAAGGCTAGTAAACGTGAAAATTTTAGCAAATCCTATACAAAGGAACTGAGATCAGAAGGAGACATTCCAGCTATTGTATATGGTTATAGTCAAAAACCTCAAGCAGTACAAGTGAGTAGCATTGATTTACTTAAAACACTTAGAGATGAAGGTAGAAATGCAATAATATCTTTAACCATTGAAAACGGCCAAAAAGTAGATGTAATGCTGCAGGATTACCAAGCAGACCCTATAAAGAATGAGGTTTTACATGCGGATTTTTATGCAGTTAATTTAGATGAAGAAAGAGATGTAGAAGTTGCTATCCATTTGAATGGAGAAGCACAAGGAGTAAAAGATGGCGGAATCTTGCAACAACCACTTCACCATTTAAACATTCGGGCAAAACCTAATGATATCCCCGAACAAATTACAGTTGATATTGATCAACTTGAAGTTGGAGATAGTATCATGGTTGGGGATCTAAAAGGTTCTAAAAATTATGAGATCGTCGATGCTGATGATAATACTATTGTTACAATATTACCTCCACAAGTCGAAGAGGTTGTGGAATCTGGTGAACAGCAGGAAGAGCAACCAGAAGACTCAGAAGAAACCCCTGAAGATGAAAAGGGGGAAGAGGAATCCTCCTCTTAAAGAAATAGGGAGCGCTGAACTTCAGTGCTCCCTATTTTTACATTTGGTAAAAGTCATGTAAAATAGAAAAAGCAAATGATTGGTTGAAAGGAAGTTAAGAATGAAGTGTATTGTTGGTTTGGGTAATCCTGGAAGAAAATATGAAAGTACGCGGCATAACATTGGTTTTCTAGTAATTGATGAATTACTTAGAAGGAATGGATGGGCGTTAGATAAACATAAATTCAATGGGGATTATACTGTGGAAAATCTGCATGGGGAAAAAATTCTCTTATTAAAACCTCAGACCTACATGAATTTGTCTGGTGAATCCATTAGACCTATGATGGATTTTTATCAAATAGAGCCGCAAGATATTACGATCATCTATGATGATTTAGATTTACCTCCCGGAAAAATTCGCTTGAGACAAAAAGGTGGTCACGGAGGTCATAATGGCATTCGATCAACCATTGATCACTTAGGTACAAAAGAGTTTAATCGTATTCGAATTGGGATAGGTAGACCTACACCTCCTATGCCTGTAACTGACCATGTATTAGGTCAATTTTTCAAGGAAGAAGTGGATGAGATTCTACATAGCATTAAGAATGCAGCTGATGCCTGTGAGTCTTGGGCTCAAAAACCTTTTATTGAAGTTATGAATGATTATAATTAAACATAAGGTTAAAGTATATTCTCCTCCAAGGAAGGAAAAACTTTGGATAATGATTAATTTTAGGAGGAGAAGCATGGCTATTATCTATCAATGTAGACATTGTAATCAACAATTAGGATCAATGGACGAGGAAGTAGTAGATACCTCAACACTGGGTATAAATTCACTATCTCATGAAGAAAGAAAAACTATGATCCAATATAAGGATAATGGAGATGTCCATATACAAGTAATCTGTGAGAATTGTCAGGAGGCACTTGATCGTAATCCTGATTTTCATGAGCTTGATACTTTTATTCAATAAGTGAATCAACTAACTTAAAATAGAAAAAATAGGCTTTGGTTGTAAACCAAAGCATTTTTCACTTGGCAGATAGGAAAGTATAAACTTTCCTATCTGTATAAGGACAGCTAAGGCAAGGGTTTCCACTCAAGAGTATAGGGCTTCTAAGAAAGCAAGATTCGCTTTCAAGAATCCCTTTAACGAATGCCAAGTTTTCAAAAAAACCAAGGTGTTCTTTTTAGGTTGCAATATAGGGGGAGCTACAATGGAGTCATTAAAAAAATTCATGAAGCAACAAAGGGATCTTACTTCTGTTTTTTCTGGAATTGAATCTGGTTTACAAGAACAATTAGTATCTGGGCTTTCTGGTTCAGCAAGAAATACCTTTATAAAAGTACTAGAAGAGGCAACAAATCGACCCATTTTATTAATAACACATCAACTTATGCATGCACAAAAAATATATGATGATTTAGTAGAAATGAGCAAGGAAAAAGAGCGTCCGCCCGTATTCCTTTATCCAGTAAATGAACTTATCTCTTCAGAGATCGCAGTTGCTTCACCTGAATTAAAAAGTGAACGAATTGCAACATTAATGGACTGGACACAGCGGGAATCCGGGATTCTAATAGCGCCAATAGCCGCACTAAAACGCTTTTTACCACCGAAAGAGTATTGGAATACACATAGGCTAATCTTTCAAGTAGGGCAAATTGTCAATTTAGATGAACAGTTAAAGTTGTTAATTGAAATGGGTTATCACCGGGTTGATATGGTTAATACTCCGGGAGAATTTGCATTGCGCGGGGGAATTTTAGATATCTATTCTATTACAAATGAGCATCCTGTTCGTATTGAATTCTTTGATGATGAAGTAGATTCCATTCGACATTTTAATCCAGAATCCCAACGCTCCTTACAGCAAGAAAAGGAAATCATTATAGGTCCTGCTACAGAATTATTGTTAACAGAGGAAGATTACACAAGAGCTAAGGATCGTTTAGAAGACGCATTGGCCCATACATTAAAAAAGACCCAGAACAAAGAACAAAAGGAACGACTGACAGAAAATATAGAATACGATTTAGATCGTTTGGGGCAAGCGGAACGTTTTCAGGAAATGCACAAGTATATTTCTTTATTCTATGAAAATCCTAGCAGTTTACTAGATTATTTACCCAAAAATGGAGTTATTGTTTTTGATGAGACAAACCGTATACAGGAAACGGCTCAACAGTTAGATAAAGAGGAAGCAGAATGGCATGGAAGTCTTTTAGAAGCGGGACAAATAGTGAGAGATATCAACATATCCTATGATTGGTTAGAGACCTGGGGGAAAATGAACCGCCAGCGAGTTTACATGTCTGTTTTTCTACGCCATATAGCAAATACCCAGCCACAAAATATAGTAAATGTCTCTTGTCGAGCGATGCAACAGTTTCATGGACAGATGAATGTTTTACAAAATGAAATGAAACGTTGGGAAAAAGGGGGCTTCTCTGTTTTGTTTTTGGCTCCAAATGAGGAGCGGGCGGAGAAAATACAATCTGTACTAGAGGATTATGGGATGAAGGTTCATATCACCAACGGCGAACCTACTTTCCCATTAAAAACTCCAACTATTCAAATTGGACGATTGGAAAGTGGATATGAGCTTCCTATGCATAAACTTGCTGTGATTACGGAGCAAGAGCTTTTCAAAAAACAATCTCAACGCAAAGTTAGAAAAAAGAAAATTTCAAATGCAGAAAGAATTAAAAGCTACCAAGAGCTGAAAGTTGGAGATTATGTTGTCCATACAGATCATGGAATAGGTCGTTATGTAGGCATTGAAACTCTTGAAATCAAAGGTAATCATAAGGATTATATGCTTATTAAATACTCTGGAAATGACAAATTATATGTTCCTATTGACCAAATCGATCTAGTACAAAAGTACGTTGGTTCAGAAGGCAAGGAACCAAAGCTGTACAAGCTGGGTGGGTCTGAATGGAAAAAGGTAAAACGCAAAGTACAATCCTCTGTAGAAGATATAGCTGATGATTTAATCAAGCTTTATGCTGAACGTGAGGCTTCGAGAGGATATGCCTTTTCGAAGGATACAGAAATGCAAAGGGAATTTGAGGCCTCATTCCCTTATCAAGAAACAGAGGATCAAATCCGTTGTATCGAAGAAATAAAGAGGGATATGGAAAGAATCCGTCCAATGGATCGTTTGCTTTGTGGAGATGTTGGGTATGGAAAAACTGAGGTTGCTATTCGAGCTGCGTTTAAAGCAGTTGCGGATGGCAAACAAGTTGCCATATTGGTCCCTACAACCATTTTGGCGCAGCAACATTATCAAACCATAAGAGAAAGATTTCAAAACTTCGCGGTCAATATAGGTGTTCTTAGTCGCTTTCAAACTAAAAAGCGGCAGAAAGAAACCACGGATCTACTGAAAAAAGGCCTTGTTGATATAGTTGTGGGAACTCACCGACTCCTGTCAAAGGACGTTGTTTTTCGGGATTTAGGTTTGCTTATTGTGGATGAAGAGCAGCGGTTTGGTGTGAAACATAAAGAGAAAATCAAGCAGTTAAAGACAAATGTAGACGTATTAACACTAACGGCTACACCAATCCCAAGAACTCTTCACATGTCCATGCTAGGAGTAAGAGATTTATCGGTTATTGAAACACCACCTGAGAATCGCTTTCCGATACAAACCTACGTTATGGAATATAATCATATGTTAATTCGAGAAGCCATCGAAAGAGAGTTATCAAGAGGCGGCCAAGTCTTTTTCTTATATAATCGGGTGGAAAATATTGATAGAATGTCCCAAGAAATTTCCTCTTTAGTTGAAGAGGCCAGAGTACAGTATGCTCATGGACAAATGAATGAGAATGAATTAGAAAATGTCATGGTTTCTTTTTTAGAAGGTGAATTTGACGTTCTTGTAAGCACAACGATTATTGAAACAGGGGTAGATATTCCTAATGTGAATACTCTCATTGTCTATGATGCAGACAAGATGGGATTAAGTCAACTTTACCAATTGAGGGGTCGAGTAGGAAGGTCTAATCGAGTAGCTTTTGCTTACTTTACTTACCAAAAAGATAAGGTGCTTACAGAAGTTGCAGAAAAAAGGTTGGAAGCAATCAAAGAGTTTACCGAGTTGGGTTCTGGTTTCAAAATTGCCATGAGAGATTTATCCATTCGTGGTGCAGGGAATTTGTTAGGTGCACAACAACATGGTTTCATTGATTCCGTTGGATTTGATATGTATTCTCAAATGCTATCTGAGGCTATTGAAGCAAGGAAAGAAGGTAAATTACCACAAGAAGTCAAGGCTGTGGATGTTGAGCTTACATTAGATGTGGATGCCTATATTCCTGATACCTATATTCAGGATGAACGACAAAAAATAGATATGTACAAAAGGATTCGTGCCATAGAAGACGAACAAGATATTCAGGATATTCGAGATGAATTAATGGATCGTTTTGGTGATTATCCAGAGGAAGTTGAGAACCTTTTAACCATTGCAAAATTAAAAATGAAGGCTAAAAAAGAAAGGATTCAATCCATTTCCGAAAACCAGAAGAAAATAGAGTTGCTTATGGATGAAAAAGGGAGTCAAGAGATTGATGGTTCTAAATTATTTGCATTAGCCAGCACATATGGCAGAAAGGTACAGCTTGGCACGGATGGAAACCTGTTAAAAGTGGAGTTCAAATGGGACAAAGAAAGCTTTCCCCAAAGATATGAACAAGCTTGTGATTTTATAGAAAAATTAAGCGAGGTGAAGAGGGATCTTGCCCAGTAGATGCGGTTAGGTTACTTGTATTTTTATGAATAAAAACATGGAAATATGAACAAAATTATTATTGTAATAAAATATTCTAACTCAACCAGAACATGGATGTAAAAAAGAAATCTCTCCCTTTTTTGCATATTTCATGTGACTGAGTTAGATACTAAACGCATCTGCTGGTGATATCTGTTTATGTAGGAATGTTTGACAGATTCATCATTGTATGATCATCAAACGAAAGTGAGGCTTTAATATGAAAGCAACAGGTATCGTACGAAGAATTGATGATTTAGGTCGAGTGGTTATCCCTAAAGAAATTAGAAGAACCCTTCGTATACGTGAAGGAGACCCTCTAGAAATCTTTGTTGATCGTGAAGGAGAAGTCATATTAAAGAAATACTCTCCGATTAGTGAATTGGGAGATTTTGCAAAAGAATATGCAGAAGCATTGTTTGATTCTCTTGGTTACCCTGTTTTAATTAGTGACCGCGATGAATTCATCGCAGTAGCTGGTACATCAAAAAAAGATTACTTAAATAAAAATATAGGTCCTAAAATTGAAAAGGCGATGGAAAATCGAATGATTTCAGTCGATAGTGAAGAATCCAACATCGAAATCGTTGAAGGCAATGAAGAAGCGATTTCTTCCATCATTGTGGGTCCTATCATCGCTAATGGAGATCCGATTGGATGTGTAGCATTAATTTCTAAAGAGGGAAAATCACTTAGTAATGTTGAAAAGAAGGCTGTTGAGACGGCAGCAAGCTTTTTAGCGAAACAAATGGAATAACGAAAGAAAAGGGTGCCGTGTTAGGCTCCCTTTTCTATTTATAAAATATGTCTAGCTCCAGCGAAAAAGCATCATCAAGTAATCTTCAAAGTTTTTGCCCCGAGTAAGGAAAGCTACATAGAGCTACTTCACAGAAACAAGTGCTTTTCTTGTTTCGAAGGGCGCTTACGCTTTTCTTAACAGATAAGAAAGTATAAAATTTGTCTAGCTCCAGCGCTCTATCGACTAGAGTCGGTTCCCTCCTCTCCATCGATAAGTCAACATCGATTCACTTCGTGAACCGTGTTTCCTTTATCTCGCTCGATGAGGTCCACCGCCTTACGTCGATGATCAAGGGCGCTTGCGCTTTTCTTATGATAAGATAAAACAGAATTTTAATTTGCTTAATATAAAGAAGGTTTAATGCATGGCTGATGATTCAAGGAAATTATTTCACGGGGCGGTTATATTAGCTATAGCAGGTCTTATAAGTAAGGTCTTAAGTGTCGGCTATCGAGTTCCATTGCAAAATATTACGGGAGATGTTGGTTTTTATATCTATCAACAGGTCTATCCCATGATAGGTATCATATCGATGCTTGCTTTATATGGTTTTCCAGTAGCAATTTCTAGATATATAACCCTCTCTACAGAAGAAAAAAAGGGAGGGAATGACTTATTTCCAATCTTTCTTGTTTTATCGTTTTTATCGATACCTTTATTTGCGTTCGTATATTTCGAATCAGATGTAATCGCTCAGTGGATGGGAGATTCTAATCTGTCCTTACCAATAAGAGTAGGATCTTTTTCGATTCTTTTACTCCCTTTCACATCCATAGTAAGAGGTTATTTTCAAGGGATGGGTGATATGAAGCCTACCGCCTATTCTCAGCTAATTGAACAGTTTGTTCGAGTCAGTTTTATAATAATAGTCACCTATGTCTTAATGAAAAGAGGAATGGAACTTTATGTAGTTGGAGCGGGGGCAGCACTTGGGTCGTTTTTTGGAGGAGCAGCTGCCATCATCTTTTTGTTGATAGCGGTAAGGAAAAAGATGAAGGGAAAAGCATTTCTTTTTAGAAAAACTAAAACTTCATTGTTTTTACTAGTAAAGATTATTTTAATTTATGGTATCTATAGTAGTCTAAATCATATGGTCCTCCTTCTATTTCAATTTGTTGATGCTTTTACTGTACTTCCTTCACTAAAGGTATATGGGTTCAATCTTGAGGAGGCGAGAATTTGGAAAGGGATATATGATCGTTCTTATCCTTTGCTTCAAGTGGGAACGGTAGTTGGATCATCTATTGGTCTAGCCTTAGTTCCTACAGTTTCGGCCCACTTTCGTCATAAGGAAAAAGAAAAACTTGCGAATCAATTTTCCAGTACTCTAAAGCTAGGTTTCATTTTTGGAGCGGGAGCTAGTGGGGGCCTTATCTTTATTATGCCTTACGTAAACCAAATGCTTTTTGAGACAACCGATGGAACGAATGCATTGCAAATTATGGGTCTTGTTATACTATTTCAAACATTGACGTTAACCATGTCTTCCGTATTATATGGGATTGGAAAAATGAGAGGGTCGGCCTTTCTTGTGTTGGGAAGTATACCTTTCAAGATTATATTAAACATGATCTTTATTCCGCTCATTGGAATTATGGGGGCATCTTTAGCTACTGTTATCGTATCCTTTTTACTTTTTGTAGGGCACAGCATCCTAATTTTCAAAGAGTTGGGGAGACCTAAAAGAAAGTTTCCTGTCTTTGGTATCGGCGTTGCACTACTCACTATGGTCTCTTTTTTGCTTTTCATTCAATGGACATTACCTGATGTAATCAGCCGTGGTCAGGCTACCCTAGTGGCCATCACTCTTACTTTGTTTGGAGGAGCTCTTTACTATATGATGTTGGTTAGACTTCATTGCTTTACAAACGAAGAATTAAATCATCTGCCTAGAGGACTTAAAGGAGGAAAAAATAAATGAATGCCATCCATGTTGTTGGGTTGGGAGCGGGAGATATCGAACAGCTGCCTGTCGGAATATACCGCAAGTTAACTTCATCTAAGCATGTTATTTATACTCGCACCCATGACCATCCTGTAATCGAAGACTTGAAAAAAGAAGGATTGGAATTCTATTCCTTTGATTCAATTTATGAACAAAATGATCAATTTCAAGAGGTATATGAGCAAATCGCTTCATTTTTATTGGAAAAGGCGAGTGAACAGGAGATCATCTATGCTGTTCCTGGACATCCAATGTTAGCCGAGCAAACCACACAACTGCTTTTACATAACTCAAAAGGAATTGCTGTCCATATCGAGGGTGGTCAAAGTTACCTGGATGCCCTTTTCACCTCATTAAAAATAGATCCAATAGAAGGCTTTCAATTTGTGGATGGGACAAGTTTTCAAAGAAGGGACATAAACTACAGGCATCATCTTGTGTTCTGTCAGGTTTACGATCAAATGATTGCCTCTGAAATAAAACTTGAACTTATGGAAGATCTCCCAGAAGATTATCCTGTCACGGTTATTACAGCTGCTGGATCCACTCAGGAAACTATCAAAACGATTCCGCTGTATGAGCTGGATCGAACAGTAACACTAAATAACCTAACAAGTCTTTATGTTGCTCCTGTTCCAGAAGAACTTTTACATCATCGTTTCGAGACATTAAAAGAGGTCATTGCCACTTTAAGAGGACCTAATGGATGCCCTTGGGATAAAAAACAAACCCACGAGTCTTTGCGGCCCTATTTAATTGAAGAGGCCTATGAATTTATTCAAGCGGTGGACCAAGAAGATGATGATGGCATGATTGAGGAGTTAGGTGATGTTTTGCTACAGGTTATGCTTCACAGTCAAATTGGGCAGGACGAAGGCTATTTTCAAATAGAAGATGTAATTCGATCGATTACGGAGAAAATGATCAGAAGACACCCACATGTATTTGGTGATGAAACTGTACAGGATGCAGATGAGGTACTTGGAAAATGGGAAGATATTAAGGCAGAGGAAAAGGGTGAAAAAAAAGAATCATCCATTCTTGATGGGATTTCAGAGAGTTTTCCTGCCTTATTTCGTGCCATAGAAATTCAAAAAAAAGCAGCGAAGGTAGGGTTTGATTGGGAGCATGCAGAACCAATGTGGGATAAGGTTGAAGAAGAGATAAACGAATGGAAGAGTAGTTTGGTACATGAGTCTGAGTCCTCTCAAGAACTAGAGCTTGGGGATATACTATTTGCAATTGTGAATCTCGCAAGATACTATAAAATCAATCCGGAAATCGCGTTACAGAGAACTAACCATAAGTTCATCTCTCGTTTTTCCTTTATGGAAAACGCAATTAAGAGCGATAACAAGTCCATTTCAGACCTCTCTTTGGAGGAGTTAGATGGTTATTGGGAAAAAGCAAAAATGCAGGAATAAGTTTAAAAAGAAAGAAGTGAAAAGGGACGATGAGGCTCGATAAATTTTTAAAAGTATCACGACTTATTAAACGAAGAACGCTTGCAAAAGAAGTAGCGGATCAAGGAAGAATTCAGGTAAATGGCAGCGTAGCTAAAGCGTCAACGGATGTTGTTGTGGGGGATCAATTGGTTATCCGTTTCGGGCAAAAGTTTGTAACAATAGAAGTACTACAAGTAAAAGAAGCGGTGAGGAAAGAGGAAGCGCAAGATTTATATAAAGTACTTAAGGAAGAAGAAGTTCAATAGAGCTTCTTCTTTTTCTTTTCACTGTTTAGCTTTAGCAAAAAACCTTCATCGAGTAATCTTCTAAGTTTTTGCCCCGAGTAAACGCAGGAAGGAAAGCTACATAGAGCTATTTAGCAGAAAACAAGTGAATTTCTTGTTTCAAAGGTCGCTTACACTATTTCTTGTTTTCGTGTTCTAGTCTTGTCCTAGAGTGCATAGTATGTGGTAAGGACAAGGAGGGTATAAAGAATGAATCGATATGAAAATGAATTAGGAACGCGTAGTAGCAATGTGACGAATGTGGAACACACGGTAAAAATGACGCAGAGAAGACATCTTGAAATTACCGGAGTAAAGGATGTGGATAGCTTCGATAACGAGGAATTCCTTCTTCAAACTGTTATGGGATATATCGTTATTCGAGGTGAAAATCTACAGATGAAAAATTTAGATGTTACACAAGGAGTGGTCTCTATTAAAGGAAGAATTGATGAGATTAACTACTTGGATGATGAACATGGGGAGAAAGCTAAAGGATTGTTTAGCAAGCTTTTTAAATGAGTTTAGACACCCAATTTCTTACGATGTTGATGATGATCGCAGGTGGCGTCTATATTGGGATGGCATTGGATTCTTATCGAGAATTTGAAAAACTAATAAAAGGGCGCCACCTGCTCACGATAATTTATGAAATATTATTCTGGATTCTTCAGGGAATGATCCTATTTTATCTCCTCTTTATTGTAAATTATGGAGAATTGCGTCTATATATTTTTCTTGCCCTGTTGTGTGGCTTTGCAGCTTATCAGGCATTACTGAAAGAGAAGTACCTATTTATCTTTCATAAAGTGATCCATTTTGTACAAAAATGTATTCAGTTATGTCAAAAATTCATTCATTTCTTTATCATTCAACCGGTAAGGACATGTTATAAATGGATTAAAGCCCTATTCCTGTGGCTTATTTCCTCCCTATTGGCACTTCTATATCTAGTTTTTAAAATATTGGCCTGGCCGATAC is part of the Bacillaceae bacterium S4-13-56 genome and harbors:
- the pth gene encoding aminoacyl-tRNA hydrolase, whose translation is MKCIVGLGNPGRKYESTRHNIGFLVIDELLRRNGWALDKHKFNGDYTVENLHGEKILLLKPQTYMNLSGESIRPMMDFYQIEPQDITIIYDDLDLPPGKIRLRQKGGHGGHNGIRSTIDHLGTKEFNRIRIGIGRPTPPMPVTDHVLGQFFKEEVDEILHSIKNAADACESWAQKPFIEVMNDYN
- the spoVT gene encoding stage V sporulation protein T, producing MKATGIVRRIDDLGRVVIPKEIRRTLRIREGDPLEIFVDREGEVILKKYSPISELGDFAKEYAEALFDSLGYPVLISDRDEFIAVAGTSKKDYLNKNIGPKIEKAMENRMISVDSEESNIEIVEGNEEAISSIIVGPIIANGDPIGCVALISKEGKSLSNVEKKAVETAASFLAKQME
- the mfd gene encoding transcription-repair coupling factor yields the protein MESLKKFMKQQRDLTSVFSGIESGLQEQLVSGLSGSARNTFIKVLEEATNRPILLITHQLMHAQKIYDDLVEMSKEKERPPVFLYPVNELISSEIAVASPELKSERIATLMDWTQRESGILIAPIAALKRFLPPKEYWNTHRLIFQVGQIVNLDEQLKLLIEMGYHRVDMVNTPGEFALRGGILDIYSITNEHPVRIEFFDDEVDSIRHFNPESQRSLQQEKEIIIGPATELLLTEEDYTRAKDRLEDALAHTLKKTQNKEQKERLTENIEYDLDRLGQAERFQEMHKYISLFYENPSSLLDYLPKNGVIVFDETNRIQETAQQLDKEEAEWHGSLLEAGQIVRDINISYDWLETWGKMNRQRVYMSVFLRHIANTQPQNIVNVSCRAMQQFHGQMNVLQNEMKRWEKGGFSVLFLAPNEERAEKIQSVLEDYGMKVHITNGEPTFPLKTPTIQIGRLESGYELPMHKLAVITEQELFKKQSQRKVRKKKISNAERIKSYQELKVGDYVVHTDHGIGRYVGIETLEIKGNHKDYMLIKYSGNDKLYVPIDQIDLVQKYVGSEGKEPKLYKLGGSEWKKVKRKVQSSVEDIADDLIKLYAEREASRGYAFSKDTEMQREFEASFPYQETEDQIRCIEEIKRDMERIRPMDRLLCGDVGYGKTEVAIRAAFKAVADGKQVAILVPTTILAQQHYQTIRERFQNFAVNIGVLSRFQTKKRQKETTDLLKKGLVDIVVGTHRLLSKDVVFRDLGLLIVDEEQRFGVKHKEKIKQLKTNVDVLTLTATPIPRTLHMSMLGVRDLSVIETPPENRFPIQTYVMEYNHMLIREAIERELSRGGQVFFLYNRVENIDRMSQEISSLVEEARVQYAHGQMNENELENVMVSFLEGEFDVLVSTTIIETGVDIPNVNTLIVYDADKMGLSQLYQLRGRVGRSNRVAFAYFTYQKDKVLTEVAEKRLEAIKEFTELGSGFKIAMRDLSIRGAGNLLGAQQHGFIDSVGFDMYSQMLSEAIEARKEGKLPQEVKAVDVELTLDVDAYIPDTYIQDERQKIDMYKRIRAIEDEQDIQDIRDELMDRFGDYPEEVENLLTIAKLKMKAKKERIQSISENQKKIELLMDEKGSQEIDGSKLFALASTYGRKVQLGTDGNLLKVEFKWDKESFPQRYEQACDFIEKLSEVKRDLAQ
- the mazG gene encoding nucleoside triphosphate pyrophosphohydrolase; the encoded protein is MNAIHVVGLGAGDIEQLPVGIYRKLTSSKHVIYTRTHDHPVIEDLKKEGLEFYSFDSIYEQNDQFQEVYEQIASFLLEKASEQEIIYAVPGHPMLAEQTTQLLLHNSKGIAVHIEGGQSYLDALFTSLKIDPIEGFQFVDGTSFQRRDINYRHHLVFCQVYDQMIASEIKLELMEDLPEDYPVTVITAAGSTQETIKTIPLYELDRTVTLNNLTSLYVAPVPEELLHHRFETLKEVIATLRGPNGCPWDKKQTHESLRPYLIEEAYEFIQAVDQEDDDGMIEELGDVLLQVMLHSQIGQDEGYFQIEDVIRSITEKMIRRHPHVFGDETVQDADEVLGKWEDIKAEEKGEKKESSILDGISESFPALFRAIEIQKKAAKVGFDWEHAEPMWDKVEEEINEWKSSLVHESESSQELELGDILFAIVNLARYYKINPEIALQRTNHKFISRFSFMENAIKSDNKSISDLSLEELDGYWEKAKMQE
- a CDS encoding anti-sigma-F factor Fin family protein, which codes for MAIIYQCRHCNQQLGSMDEEVVDTSTLGINSLSHEERKTMIQYKDNGDVHIQVICENCQEALDRNPDFHELDTFIQ
- a CDS encoding polysaccharide biosynthesis protein produces the protein MADDSRKLFHGAVILAIAGLISKVLSVGYRVPLQNITGDVGFYIYQQVYPMIGIISMLALYGFPVAISRYITLSTEEKKGGNDLFPIFLVLSFLSIPLFAFVYFESDVIAQWMGDSNLSLPIRVGSFSILLLPFTSIVRGYFQGMGDMKPTAYSQLIEQFVRVSFIIIVTYVLMKRGMELYVVGAGAALGSFFGGAAAIIFLLIAVRKKMKGKAFLFRKTKTSLFLLVKIILIYGIYSSLNHMVLLLFQFVDAFTVLPSLKVYGFNLEEARIWKGIYDRSYPLLQVGTVVGSSIGLALVPTVSAHFRHKEKEKLANQFSSTLKLGFIFGAGASGGLIFIMPYVNQMLFETTDGTNALQIMGLVILFQTLTLTMSSVLYGIGKMRGSAFLVLGSIPFKIILNMIFIPLIGIMGASLATVIVSFLLFVGHSILIFKELGRPKRKFPVFGIGVALLTMVSFLLFIQWTLPDVISRGQATLVAITLTLFGGALYYMMLVRLHCFTNEELNHLPRGLKGGKNK
- a CDS encoding 50S ribosomal protein L25/general stress protein Ctc encodes the protein MGATLKASKRENFSKSYTKELRSEGDIPAIVYGYSQKPQAVQVSSIDLLKTLRDEGRNAIISLTIENGQKVDVMLQDYQADPIKNEVLHADFYAVNLDEERDVEVAIHLNGEAQGVKDGGILQQPLHHLNIRAKPNDIPEQITVDIDQLEVGDSIMVGDLKGSKNYEIVDADDNTIVTILPPQVEEVVESGEQQEEQPEDSEETPEDEKGEEESSS
- a CDS encoding RNA-binding S4 domain-containing protein, which translates into the protein MRLDKFLKVSRLIKRRTLAKEVADQGRIQVNGSVAKASTDVVVGDQLVIRFGQKFVTIEVLQVKEAVRKEEAQDLYKVLKEEEVQ
- the yabP gene encoding sporulation protein YabP codes for the protein MNRYENELGTRSSNVTNVEHTVKMTQRRHLEITGVKDVDSFDNEEFLLQTVMGYIVIRGENLQMKNLDVTQGVVSIKGRIDEINYLDDEHGEKAKGLFSKLFK